One segment of Candidatus Methylomirabilis sp. DNA contains the following:
- the rseP gene encoding RIP metalloprotease RseP has protein sequence MIASASTVALSLLDVVDPRPFLSRLDYLLWAVLVLGALIFVHELGHFLVAKRAGVKVLKFSLGFGPKIIGLTRGGTEYLLSAIPLGGYVKMLGEDPKEEVADPEGSFSAKPVGWRSLIILAGPGSNLLLAVTIFWVVFTVGVPTLATKVGEVMQDFPAHEAGVLVGDRIKAIDGHPIEKWEELATQIHKSPGRPVRLTVERAGNRFDLVVAPKATRQKNLFGEEQEIGLLGIAPAEEFLIERANPVTAFARAIYKTYDLSRLILLTFVKLIQGVVPAKTIGGPLLVAQMAGQQARLGILNLLFFTALLSINLAILNLLPIPILDGGHLFFSLIEAIRGKPVSLQKREMAQQVGLALLVALMIFAFYNDIFRLLGRQ, from the coding sequence ATGATAGCCTCGGCATCTACGGTTGCTCTCAGCCTCTTAGATGTAGTCGATCCACGACCATTCCTTTCGCGTCTTGACTATCTCCTTTGGGCTGTCCTCGTCCTGGGCGCGCTCATCTTCGTCCACGAGCTCGGTCACTTCCTAGTCGCCAAGCGGGCGGGAGTCAAGGTCCTGAAGTTTTCCCTCGGTTTCGGCCCAAAGATCATCGGGCTCACGCGCGGCGGGACCGAATATCTCCTGTCCGCCATCCCGCTTGGCGGCTATGTCAAGATGCTGGGCGAGGATCCGAAGGAAGAGGTCGCCGACCCGGAAGGATCATTTTCCGCAAAACCGGTCGGGTGGCGCTCGCTGATCATCCTGGCCGGCCCTGGATCCAATCTTCTCCTTGCCGTCACCATTTTCTGGGTTGTCTTCACGGTCGGCGTCCCGACTCTCGCTACCAAGGTGGGGGAGGTGATGCAGGACTTCCCGGCGCACGAGGCCGGCGTGCTGGTCGGCGATCGGATCAAGGCGATCGACGGGCACCCCATTGAGAAGTGGGAGGAGTTGGCAACCCAGATCCATAAAAGCCCCGGGCGGCCTGTTCGTCTAACAGTCGAAAGAGCAGGAAACCGGTTTGATCTGGTAGTGGCTCCAAAGGCCACTCGTCAGAAGAATCTGTTCGGGGAGGAGCAGGAGATCGGTCTGCTTGGTATCGCGCCGGCAGAAGAGTTCCTGATCGAGCGAGCCAATCCAGTCACCGCATTTGCAAGAGCGATCTACAAGACGTACGATCTCAGCCGCCTGATCCTGCTGACCTTTGTCAAACTGATCCAGGGCGTTGTCCCGGCCAAGACGATCGGCGGACCGCTCCTTGTGGCGCAGATGGCCGGCCAGCAGGCGCGTCTGGGCATCTTGAACCTCCTGTTCTTTACGGCGCTGCTGTCCATCAACTTGGCGATCCTGAATCTGCTTCCGATCCCTATTCTGGATGGGGGGCACCTGTTCTTCTCGCTGATTGAAGCCATTCGCGGTAAACCAGTTAGTCTGCAGAAGCGAGAGATGGCCCAGCAGGTCGGATTAGCCCTGTTGGTGGCTCTGATGATTTTTGCCTTCTACAACGATATCTTCCGCCTGCTTGGAAGACAGTAA
- the ispG gene encoding flavodoxin-dependent (E)-4-hydroxy-3-methylbut-2-enyl-diphosphate synthase yields the protein MIERRETRQIQVGAVKIGGHAPISVQSMTKTDTRDVRATVDQIWALEVAGCDIVRVGVPVKEAAETLGEIRKQIRIPLIADIHFDYRLALIALEQGVDGLRLNPGNIGDRSRVEEIVKAAAERKIPIRIGVNGGSLEKDLLTRDGGPTPKGMVESALRHIRILEDLNYPEMKISLKASDPLMMIEAYRLLAEEIEYPLHLGVTEAGTPGVGTIRSAVGIGTLLAEGIGDTIRVSLSADPVEEIKAGVEILKSLGLRKGGLTFVSCPSCARADIDLVAMAQEVERRLAGITKEIHVAAMGCEVNGPGEARAADIGVAGGKGIGWIFKKGEVIRKVKESEIADALIEEINKMVVEGDGQP from the coding sequence ATGATTGAACGACGTGAGACGCGGCAGATTCAGGTAGGAGCAGTCAAGATCGGCGGTCACGCGCCGATATCGGTCCAGTCGATGACGAAGACCGACACGCGGGACGTCCGGGCCACGGTGGACCAGATCTGGGCATTGGAGGTGGCCGGATGCGACATCGTGCGGGTCGGTGTCCCGGTCAAGGAAGCCGCAGAAACGCTGGGCGAGATCCGCAAGCAGATCCGGATCCCCTTGATTGCCGATATCCACTTCGACTATAGGCTTGCCCTGATTGCCCTCGAACAGGGAGTAGACGGCCTCCGTCTCAACCCCGGCAACATCGGGGACCGTTCTCGTGTGGAGGAGATCGTCAAGGCAGCAGCCGAGCGAAAGATTCCGATCCGCATCGGCGTGAACGGCGGATCCCTGGAGAAAGACCTGCTGACCAGGGATGGCGGGCCAACGCCAAAGGGAATGGTGGAGAGCGCCCTACGCCACATCCGGATTCTCGAAGATCTGAACTATCCTGAGATGAAGATCTCACTGAAGGCCTCCGATCCCCTGATGATGATTGAGGCCTATCGCCTCCTGGCGGAAGAGATCGAGTACCCCCTCCATCTTGGCGTCACAGAGGCCGGAACGCCTGGGGTGGGAACGATCAGGTCGGCCGTCGGTATCGGAACACTGCTTGCCGAGGGGATCGGCGACACTATTCGGGTGTCGCTCTCGGCCGATCCCGTCGAGGAGATCAAAGCAGGAGTCGAGATCTTGAAGTCACTCGGTCTTCGAAAGGGCGGGCTGACCTTTGTCTCCTGCCCGTCTTGCGCGAGGGCCGATATCGATCTGGTTGCCATGGCCCAGGAGGTGGAGCGGCGACTGGCTGGGATCACCAAGGAAATCCACGTTGCCGCGATGGGGTGCGAGGTGAACGGACCTGGGGAGGCCAGAGCCGCCGACATCGGGGTCGCCGGTGGTAAGGGGATCGGCTGGATTTTCAAAAAGGGAGAGGTGATCCGGAAGGTCAAGGAGTCGGAGATCGCCGATGCCCTGATAGAAGAGATCAATAAGATGGTGGTAGAAGGCGACGGCCAGCCGTAA